One genomic segment of Salinigranum rubrum includes these proteins:
- a CDS encoding 6-pyruvoyl trahydropterin synthase family protein, protein MPGRTLEEHPTSLASDAGERTLHVGRDRPIRISSGHRLLHHDGKCSRPHGHNYEISVTVTGTLTEEGWVVDKGDVTSVVDEWDHRFLLESGDPLVRAFEQSGDGDAVVVLDHPPTAEVMAVVLERKLLERFGENVTDVSVEVAETSELCASF, encoded by the coding sequence ATGCCCGGAAGAACACTCGAAGAACACCCCACCTCTCTCGCGTCGGATGCCGGCGAGCGGACGCTCCACGTCGGCCGCGACCGGCCGATTCGAATCAGTTCCGGCCACCGACTCCTCCACCACGACGGGAAGTGTTCGCGTCCCCACGGTCACAACTACGAGATATCGGTCACCGTGACCGGGACGCTCACCGAGGAGGGGTGGGTCGTCGACAAGGGCGACGTCACGAGCGTCGTCGACGAGTGGGACCACCGGTTCCTCCTCGAATCGGGCGACCCGCTCGTCCGAGCGTTCGAGCAGTCGGGCGACGGCGATGCCGTGGTCGTCCTCGACCACCCGCCGACGGCGGAGGTGATGGCGGTGGTCCTCGAACGGAAGTTGCTCGAACGGTTCGGCGAGAACGTCACCGACGTTTCGGTAGAAGTCGCCGAGACGAGCGAACTCTGCGCGTCGTTCTGA
- a CDS encoding 7-carboxy-7-deazaguanine synthase QueE: MPVNTDASGLDAPEEVDESALPINEVFHSLQGEGRLAGVPSTFVRTSGCNLRCWFCDSYHTSWEPTHGWFDVADVVEQVETHGGDHVVVTGGEPMIHDAVADLLSELSSRGYHTTVETNGTVFRDTAVDLASISPKLATSTPTAERPPAGGDADVGVWGDRHERDRLDYDALASLVEAYDFQLKFVVTSREDLAEIESLVDELRAVSSARIRDADVLLMPEGTTPERLAKTRGLTAELALEHGYRYTPRLHVDLWNDAPGT; encoded by the coding sequence ATGCCCGTCAACACCGACGCGAGCGGGCTGGACGCCCCCGAGGAAGTCGACGAGTCGGCGCTCCCCATCAACGAGGTGTTTCACTCGCTGCAGGGCGAGGGGAGGCTGGCCGGCGTGCCGAGCACGTTCGTCCGTACCTCCGGATGCAACCTCCGGTGTTGGTTCTGCGACTCGTACCACACCTCGTGGGAACCCACTCACGGCTGGTTCGACGTGGCCGACGTGGTGGAGCAGGTGGAGACCCACGGCGGTGACCACGTCGTCGTCACCGGCGGCGAGCCGATGATCCACGACGCCGTCGCGGACCTGCTCTCGGAACTGTCGTCCAGAGGGTATCACACCACGGTCGAGACCAACGGAACGGTCTTTCGAGACACGGCAGTCGACCTCGCGTCCATCTCGCCGAAACTCGCCACCTCGACTCCGACGGCGGAGCGCCCGCCTGCGGGCGGGGACGCCGACGTCGGCGTGTGGGGGGACCGCCACGAGCGGGACCGACTCGACTACGACGCCCTCGCCTCGCTGGTCGAGGCGTACGACTTTCAGCTGAAGTTCGTCGTCACCTCCCGCGAGGACCTCGCGGAAATCGAATCGCTCGTCGACGAACTTCGAGCGGTGAGCAGCGCGCGGATTCGAGACGCCGACGTGCTGTTGATGCCCGAGGGAACGACCCCCGAGCGACTGGCGAAGACCCGCGGCCTCACGGCGGAACTGGCGCTCGAACACGGCTACCGGTACACGCCCCGGCTACACGTCGACCTCTGGAACGACGCGCCGGGGACCTGA
- a CDS encoding DUF7344 domain-containing protein, with amino-acid sequence MWAAHERTSVMGEPTNTGRVEGIDQARKRSYTALSDARCRHILSALDRDGPMSTETLAVTVSADERDVAVDAVSDADVESVLIELYHTCLPRLEAAGLVSRDEDGTVRARLDGHEAVPDVRAFLETDRRHAAASLAHLAVPERRAALVVLAGRNEPLDLSTLVAEMRRLDDFDSGVDSGDSLQVALHHVHLPRLEAAGFVRYDSDANVIEPRIQVADELAGETE; translated from the coding sequence ATGTGGGCGGCCCACGAACGCACGTCCGTGATGGGGGAGCCAACGAACACGGGGAGAGTCGAAGGGATCGACCAGGCTCGAAAGCGGTCCTACACGGCGTTGAGCGACGCTCGCTGCCGGCACATTCTCTCGGCACTCGACCGTGACGGGCCGATGTCCACGGAGACACTGGCCGTGACCGTCTCCGCCGACGAACGGGACGTCGCGGTCGACGCTGTCTCCGACGCCGACGTCGAGTCGGTCCTGATCGAACTGTACCACACCTGCCTCCCGCGACTGGAAGCGGCCGGACTCGTCTCACGGGACGAGGACGGCACGGTCCGGGCACGTCTCGATGGACACGAGGCCGTCCCGGACGTTCGAGCGTTCCTCGAAACCGACCGGCGTCACGCCGCGGCGTCTCTCGCTCACCTCGCCGTCCCCGAACGGCGAGCGGCACTCGTCGTTCTCGCCGGACGGAACGAACCGCTGGACCTGTCGACGCTCGTGGCAGAGATGAGGCGGCTGGACGACTTCGATTCGGGAGTCGACTCCGGGGACTCGCTCCAGGTCGCGCTCCACCACGTCCACCTCCCGCGGCTCGAAGCGGCCGGGTTCGTCCGATACGACTCCGACGCGAACGTCATCGAACCCAGGATACAGGTGGCGGACGAGCTAGCGGGCGAGACGGAGTGA
- a CDS encoding thiolase family protein, producing MSDIVLVDGARTPHGTLLGSLSDVESVELGRVAVDGLAERIDLNPAAVDWVCLGNAIQAGIGQVPGRQVVVESVLPETTPTTTVNEASGSGLRAITLAADRIASGRVSFAIAGGFESMTRAPWVLPGLRDGKRYGDVTLKDSMLLDALWDVSLDVHMGEITERLVDRFGDEYDLSRRAQDEYALESHRRAARAIDEGRFDAEVVPVDTGRDVVKRDEGPRPDSTMDDLARLSPSFRPEGTITPANASKLSDGAGVVLVADADAAADAGLEPMARLVDYDFVYRAPDEFNEAVGDVIERVLDTAEVEVDDVGAFWVNEAFAAQSVYVMQRLGIPRERMNPYGGAVAFGHPIGASGGMLATSLAYQFVADDIEYGLVGMSLGGGGAVMSLWQRA from the coding sequence ATGAGCGATATCGTCCTCGTCGACGGCGCGCGAACCCCGCACGGCACCCTCCTCGGCTCGCTGTCGGACGTCGAGAGCGTCGAACTCGGACGGGTCGCCGTCGACGGCCTCGCCGAACGGATCGACCTCAACCCCGCGGCGGTCGACTGGGTCTGTCTCGGCAACGCCATCCAGGCGGGCATCGGACAGGTGCCGGGGAGACAGGTCGTCGTCGAGTCCGTCCTCCCGGAGACGACGCCGACGACGACGGTCAACGAGGCGTCGGGGTCGGGGCTGCGGGCCATCACGCTCGCCGCGGACCGCATCGCCTCGGGACGGGTCTCGTTCGCGATTGCCGGCGGCTTCGAGTCGATGACGCGTGCCCCGTGGGTCCTCCCCGGACTCAGAGACGGGAAACGGTACGGCGACGTCACGCTGAAGGACTCGATGCTGCTGGACGCGCTCTGGGACGTGAGCCTCGACGTCCACATGGGTGAGATCACGGAGCGCCTCGTCGACCGCTTCGGCGACGAGTACGACCTTTCGAGACGAGCGCAGGACGAGTACGCGCTGGAGAGCCACCGGCGTGCCGCCCGCGCCATCGACGAGGGGCGGTTCGACGCCGAAGTGGTCCCGGTCGACACCGGACGCGACGTCGTAAAGCGCGACGAGGGGCCGCGCCCCGACTCGACGATGGACGACCTCGCGCGGCTCTCGCCGTCGTTCCGACCGGAGGGGACCATCACGCCCGCGAACGCCTCGAAGCTCTCCGACGGTGCCGGGGTCGTCCTGGTAGCCGACGCCGACGCCGCGGCGGACGCGGGGCTGGAGCCGATGGCCCGACTCGTCGACTACGACTTCGTCTACCGCGCGCCCGACGAGTTCAACGAGGCCGTCGGCGACGTCATCGAACGCGTACTCGACACTGCCGAAGTAGAGGTCGACGACGTCGGCGCGTTCTGGGTGAACGAGGCGTTCGCCGCGCAGTCGGTCTACGTGATGCAGCGGCTCGGGATTCCGCGCGAGCGGATGAACCCCTACGGCGGCGCCGTCGCGTTCGGCCACCCCATCGGCGCGTCGGGCGGGATGCTGGCGACGTCGCTGGCGTACCAGTTCGTCGCCGACGACATCGAGTACGGACTCGTCGGAATGAGCCTCGGCGGCGGCGGCGCAGTCATGTCGCTGTGGCAGCGCGCGTGA
- the queC gene encoding 7-cyano-7-deazaguanine synthase QueC, which translates to MTEHAVILVSGGMDSATAVYEARERGYEPLFLHTSYGQRTEDKEFESARTLADAVGAADFLHVETEHLARIGASSLTDEDIDVADADFESDEIPTSYVPFRNANLLSMATSYAEARGASAVFIGAHSEDFAGYPDCRPAFFEAFQNVIDVGTKPGTEIGLHAPFVEWSKTDIAKRGLELGVPYEHTWSCYRAEEPACGTCDSCAFRLQAFQRLGVEDPIEYEERPDYTE; encoded by the coding sequence ATGACAGAGCACGCAGTGATTCTGGTCAGCGGCGGGATGGACAGCGCGACGGCCGTCTACGAGGCGAGAGAGCGCGGGTACGAGCCCCTCTTCTTGCACACCTCCTACGGCCAGCGAACCGAGGACAAGGAGTTCGAGTCGGCCCGCACACTCGCGGACGCCGTCGGCGCCGCGGACTTCCTCCACGTCGAGACCGAACATCTCGCCCGCATCGGCGCCTCGTCGCTGACGGACGAGGACATCGACGTCGCGGACGCGGACTTCGAGAGCGACGAGATTCCGACGTCGTACGTGCCGTTCAGAAACGCGAACCTGCTGTCGATGGCGACGTCGTACGCCGAGGCACGGGGCGCGTCGGCGGTTTTTATCGGCGCACACTCGGAGGACTTCGCGGGCTACCCCGACTGCCGACCGGCGTTCTTCGAGGCGTTTCAGAACGTCATCGACGTGGGCACGAAACCCGGGACCGAAATCGGGCTCCACGCGCCGTTCGTCGAGTGGTCGAAGACCGATATCGCGAAGCGGGGGCTCGAACTCGGCGTCCCGTACGAACACACCTGGTCGTGTTACCGGGCCGAGGAACCGGCGTGTGGGACGTGTGACTCCTGTGCCTTTAGATTACAAGCGTTCCAGCGGTTGGGTGTCGAGGACCCTATCGAGTACGAAGAGCGGCCCGACTACACGGAGTGA
- a CDS encoding HAD family hydrolase: MPAFDAVLFDLDNTLCRHEQSAETIYFGAFERADIEPVGTPSDLWEALDGDPPPDDPTDYLADGFARVSDQYGVSVDARRLAEGFRETVDYRAVSFVSGAERALAAASEHGPVGLITNGPSSRQRVKLDALGIGEAFDVVVYAGDLPRRKPYPDPFEDALDALDVRSNSALYVGDSVEHDVVGAQRAGIPVAWFADGGEWDERWNEVDPPAYVLDRMGGLADVLGDDASASTV, from the coding sequence GTGCCCGCGTTCGACGCCGTCCTGTTCGACCTCGACAACACGCTCTGTCGCCACGAGCAGTCGGCGGAGACCATCTACTTCGGCGCGTTCGAACGTGCCGACATCGAACCCGTCGGGACCCCCTCCGACCTCTGGGAGGCGCTCGACGGCGACCCGCCACCGGACGACCCGACCGACTACCTCGCCGACGGCTTCGCGCGGGTCTCCGACCAGTACGGCGTGAGCGTCGACGCCCGCCGCCTCGCGGAGGGGTTCCGCGAGACCGTCGACTACCGCGCCGTCTCGTTCGTCTCAGGGGCCGAGCGCGCGCTCGCCGCGGCCAGCGAGCACGGCCCCGTCGGTCTGATCACGAACGGCCCGTCGTCGAGACAGCGGGTCAAACTCGACGCCCTCGGCATCGGGGAGGCGTTCGACGTCGTCGTCTACGCCGGCGACCTGCCCCGGCGCAAACCCTACCCGGACCCGTTCGAGGACGCGCTCGACGCGCTCGACGTGCGGTCGAACTCCGCCCTCTACGTCGGCGACTCCGTCGAACACGACGTCGTCGGCGCACAGCGCGCAGGCATCCCCGTCGCCTGGTTCGCCGACGGGGGTGAGTGGGACGAGCGGTGGAACGAAGTCGACCCACCAGCGTACGTTCTCGACCGGATGGGCGGCCTCGCGGACGTGCTCGGCGATGACGCCTCGGCATCGACCGTCTGA